GTAAGTATAAAAGTATTTTTCATCAGATCAGTACATCCCCCGTCATTTCTGATGGCACCTGCACACCCATCATCTTTAATATGGTTGGAGCCAGGTCACCAAGTTTACCGTCTTTGACAGAACCTATAAAGTCACTATCAACGAAAACACACGGTACAAGGTTGGTAGTATGTGCTGTATTTGGAGTGCCGTCGGGATTGATCATGATATCAGAATTTCCATGATCGGCTATAATAATTGTAGAGTAGCCATTTTTCAAAGCAACCTCCACAACCGCCTGAGCACAACTATCAACGGTTTCACAGGCCTTAACGGCCGCTTCAAACACACCAGTATGCCCTACCATGTCGGGGTTGGCAAAGTTCAGGCATATAAAGTCCGGATCTTTGGCTTCAAGCTCAGGTATGATCTTGTCCCTGATATCTTTTGCACTCATTTCCGGCTGCAAGTCGTAGGTAGCTACTTTTGGCGAAGGACACAGGATGCGCTTCTCTCCTTTGAACTCACCTTCACGACCTCCTGAGAAAAAGAAAGTAACATGCGGGTATTTCTCGGTTTCTGCTATCCGGATTTGCTTCTTGTTATTTCTTTCCAGTACCTCCCCCAACGTGTTTTGCAAATTGTCTTTTTCAAAAATGACCTTTACGCCTTTAAAGGTATCGTCATAGGTGGTCATGGTTACATAATGCAGGTTCAGTTTGTGCATGTTTTGCTCGTGGAAATCTTTCTGGGTCAAAGCCTGGGTAATTTGTCTTCCACGGTCTGTTCTGAAATTAAAACAGATCACCACATCTTCCTCTTCTATTTTAGCAATTGGCTGATTGGTGTCATCCACATGAACTATAGGCAATATAAATTCATCGGTAACGTCCTCCATGTACGATTCTTTCACGGCTTTCAGTATATCTCTTGCCGGCTTTCCTTCTCCGTTTACCATGAGATCGTAAGCTTTCTTTACACGCTCCCAACGGTTATCTCTGTCCATGGCATAATAGCGGCCTACTACAGAAGCAATCTGGCCCGTGGTTTTCTCCGCATGTGCCTGAAGGTCTGCCAAGTATTTTTCACCGGCCTTGGGGTCGGTATCCCGGCCATCCGTAAAGGCATGTATATAAACTTTATCCAAACCTTTATCACTGGCTATGGAACACAGACCTTTCACATGGTTAATGTGTGAGTGCACACCGCCATCGGATATCAAGCCAATGAAGTGGACTTTCTTATTTTCTTTTTTAGCATAATCAAATGCATCGTTTAAAACAGGGCTATCATCTATGGTGTGCTCTTCAAATGCTTTATTGATTTTTACCAGATCCTGGTAAACTACCCTTCCGGCACCAATATTCATATGGCCCACTTCTGAATTTCCCATCTGACCTTCCGGCAAACCAACCGCCAGTCCTGAGGCTTCAAGCTTGCTATGGGGGTATTTTTCCCAAACAGAATCCATAAAAGGGGTGTTTGCCTTAGCAATAGCTGATATTTCAGGGTTTTGTCCTAAACCCCAACCATCCAGGATCATCAGAAGTACTTTCTTGTTCATATGCGCATTTTATACTGTTAAAGCGCAAAAAACGTTAATTTTAAGATGGTATTCAAAGCAAATGGTCAAAAGTTATATCTATTATGTTTTATTGATCATCACTACTTTTTGTTTATCAGAGCGCGCTATCTGCTTGTAAAAACTGATAAGTTCTTCATAGGTATCTTTTGAATACGTGCCTTTTTCTATCAATAAGCTCCGGGTATATATCAGTCTGTTACCGTCTATACTGACCTCGCTGGTATATTTGCCAAAGGAGGACTCCAATATGAGAGGCTCGGGAACAAACTCCGGTACATAACCTATTGGTAGTGTATAGACAATTGAATCAGTGTCATAATAGCTAAACTGCTTAACAATAGGCGTTTTTCTTTGCTCCAGTACCTCTGGAATGTAGGTGCTCTTATTATTGAGATTAGGACGAATAAATAATCTCTTTCCACTAATGGAAGCAAGTTTCTTTATCTCAAGTGAAGATTTTTGCTGTATCTCTGGCAAATCCCTTTCTATTAATTCAAACTTAAAATCCAGCAGATTAAATGACGAAATATCGCAATTCCTATATATCCACTTTTCCTGCTCTTCAAGTCCCTGCCTTAAGTAATAGTCCAGATTACCATTTTCAATTTGGATACCCTTGTAGCTAACAGTCATATCAACGGTACCAGTTCCCTGATCATCTATACTTACCCGGGCTACAGTTATTTGTTGGTTTTGTTCGGGCTCATATGCCGGTGTGCGTACAACCACCCCACCCTCTTCTGTGATTAAAAGCACTTCCCGGTCTGAGGTGAATTTGCCCAAGTACCCAAACGGATTGGTTTGACTTGTACACTCCAGCCAGATAGTATCATTTTTCAGGGGTACCGCCAATATCGCATGATTGAAGGTACTATTGGCAAAACCTTCTTTCAGAGGCCTGGGATACTGGCCTGCCTCAACAAGTACATAGTTAGATTTAATACCTGCGGCTGTCAACATTGCCTTTGTATAATTTGAAAGTGCTTTGCAATCACCATAACCTACATTATCGACGGTTATAGCTTCTATCGGTTGAAAACCGCCTATACCAAGTTGCACGCTTACATATCGGGTGTTTTGTTGCAGGTAGCTATAGATCCTTTTTACCTTCTCCCTTTCTGTTTGGGCATCTGCAACAAGCGCTTTGATCTTAGATATTGTTGCATCAGGCAACTGGTCACGGTTGGCATTGAGTGATTTTATCCATTTTCCAAAGTTACTCCAGCTCGTAAATTCCCCAGGGTATCCATCATATTCAAATCTGTGAGGAGTTGTGTAGATTACAGGTGTATAAAAAGTTATATTCGTTCCAAATGGTTCGAATTGCACCGGCTTCAAATGCTCAAATTGCCATTTTAGGCTTACCTCAACTCCAGTAATCTCCTTTACCGGCTCAGAAGCATTGTGTACTTCATAAAATGGGATCAACTCACCTGGTCCTACCATTTCAAAAGAACTCTTTAATACTGCAATCTTCTCATCCGGCTGCACGACCCAGTTAGGAGTCTGAAACAGGTTTTTATATTCTACCTCGTATTCAAATTCAACTGTATATGGATATACCTTTCTTCTAAGATCTGCTATTCTTACGCGGTTATCTTCAAAAAGACTCACTTCAGAAATATTACTTCGATCTAAAAATTCGGACTTCTTTAAGTCCTCTATCTCCTTGCCGTGTTCATCATAGCATTTAGCTTTAAAAGAAACAATTGAGGAGGATTTATCATAATTAATGCCCTTCACTCCAAGATTAGCAGCCTGGGGATTAAGTATCGTGATTACGGTTCTCCTATGGAGAACTGTTTTGCGAAAACTATGAATCTGAAACCTCGCCTCATCACTTAGCACTATTGCTTTAGCATTTTGCTTAATGCTGTCCGGAATACTTCTATTTAGAATATCCTGGCTAAAGGCCTGCCGGGTAAGCAGACCAAAACCAAGAATTAACAGGTGAATTTTATATTTTCTTAAGAACAACTTGCTCATCATATTTGGCCACAACTAACTCATAAAATTTTCTTAAGGAGGCATATTCCTCAGGAGAAAAAAATGTTTTCCGAATCAATACGGTTCCTGCAATATTAATTTTGGAACCAAGAACACTTGCAGAAAACCTGAAGCTGGCATCATTATTTGGCAAACCGAAAACCTGGGATTGAGGAAGTTCCGCAACCGTGTAACCTTCGGGAATATCAAAGGTAAAAATATACTGCTCTTGTATAGGTGCTGGTAGATCTACCGGAAACCTTCTTGTTTCATTTTTAAATACATTCTCATTAATCGAGGAAAAAAGGAATGGATCTATATATAGAATATCGGCAAGTTCAATCTCCTCATTCACCAACTCTACTTTTTCAGTAAATGATTCATATATATCTTTGTCTCCATTAAACTCTGATGAAATTACTTGCCAATCAGTCATGTTACCGTAGTTTTCCTTTAGGTAGTTCTGACCTGTTTCCTGTAAATATTTGGCCCTCGCTTTTGCGCTTAACAGACTGCCTTTTCG
This region of Fulvivirga ulvae genomic DNA includes:
- the gpmI gene encoding 2,3-bisphosphoglycerate-independent phosphoglycerate mutase is translated as MNKKVLLMILDGWGLGQNPEISAIAKANTPFMDSVWEKYPHSKLEASGLAVGLPEGQMGNSEVGHMNIGAGRVVYQDLVKINKAFEEHTIDDSPVLNDAFDYAKKENKKVHFIGLISDGGVHSHINHVKGLCSIASDKGLDKVYIHAFTDGRDTDPKAGEKYLADLQAHAEKTTGQIASVVGRYYAMDRDNRWERVKKAYDLMVNGEGKPARDILKAVKESYMEDVTDEFILPIVHVDDTNQPIAKIEEEDVVICFNFRTDRGRQITQALTQKDFHEQNMHKLNLHYVTMTTYDDTFKGVKVIFEKDNLQNTLGEVLERNNKKQIRIAETEKYPHVTFFFSGGREGEFKGEKRILCPSPKVATYDLQPEMSAKDIRDKIIPELEAKDPDFICLNFANPDMVGHTGVFEAAVKACETVDSCAQAVVEVALKNGYSTIIIADHGNSDIMINPDGTPNTAHTTNLVPCVFVDSDFIGSVKDGKLGDLAPTILKMMGVQVPSEMTGDVLI
- a CDS encoding DUF3857 domain-containing transglutaminase family protein, which codes for MMSKLFLRKYKIHLLILGFGLLTRQAFSQDILNRSIPDSIKQNAKAIVLSDEARFQIHSFRKTVLHRRTVITILNPQAANLGVKGINYDKSSSIVSFKAKCYDEHGKEIEDLKKSEFLDRSNISEVSLFEDNRVRIADLRRKVYPYTVEFEYEVEYKNLFQTPNWVVQPDEKIAVLKSSFEMVGPGELIPFYEVHNASEPVKEITGVEVSLKWQFEHLKPVQFEPFGTNITFYTPVIYTTPHRFEYDGYPGEFTSWSNFGKWIKSLNANRDQLPDATISKIKALVADAQTEREKVKRIYSYLQQNTRYVSVQLGIGGFQPIEAITVDNVGYGDCKALSNYTKAMLTAAGIKSNYVLVEAGQYPRPLKEGFANSTFNHAILAVPLKNDTIWLECTSQTNPFGYLGKFTSDREVLLITEEGGVVVRTPAYEPEQNQQITVARVSIDDQGTGTVDMTVSYKGIQIENGNLDYYLRQGLEEQEKWIYRNCDISSFNLLDFKFELIERDLPEIQQKSSLEIKKLASISGKRLFIRPNLNNKSTYIPEVLEQRKTPIVKQFSYYDTDSIVYTLPIGYVPEFVPEPLILESSFGKYTSEVSIDGNRLIYTRSLLIEKGTYSKDTYEELISFYKQIARSDKQKVVMINKT